One Archangium violaceum genomic window, TGCCCGCGCGCCGGGCCGTCTGCACCAGCTGCAGGTGGATGTCCTTGAGCTCGCGGGTGCGCTCCTCGACGCGCTGCTCGAGGCCCTCATTGGCGTGACGCAGCTCCTCCTCGCGCCGTTGCACCTGATCGGCCATGAGCCGGAAGGAGCGCGCCAGTTGCCCCAACTCGTCGCCGCGTGAGGTGTCCAGCTCGACGTGGAACTCACCGGAGGCCACCTTGTCGGTGGCCAGGCTCAAGGACATCAGCGGGAGCGTGATCTGCTGCTGGAGCACCCGGTACATGATGACCAGCTCCACCAGCAGCGACAGGATGCCGAGCAGCAGGACGTAGCGTGCCGAGAGGATGGCGGGCTGGGTCACCACGCTTTCGGGCAACACCGTGGCGAGATTCCAACCGGGGCCTCTCAGCCGCGTCACGGCGATGTACTCGTCGTATTCCGGGAGCTCCAGGAGGGTCTGGCCGGGGTCTCGCTTCTCCACCCGCTCGAAGATGCGTCGCAGGTGGGTGGCGTTCTCCTGGGAGCCGAGGAGGTTGACCGCGACGTCGGTCTGCTCGGCGGCGCTCAGGATGTTGTAGGCGCCGCTGGCGTTCTCCATCCTCAGCCCGGGGTGGGCGATGAGCTGGCCATTGTCGCGGAAGAGCACGTTGTAGGCACCGGACAGGTGGTCGTTCCTGGTTCGGTCCATCAACTCGTCGAGCAGGACATCGTGACCGATGGTCGCGACATGGTGGCCGTCCAGATCCAGTGGCGTGGCGCCCGAGGCCATCCACTCGTTGGAGACGGGATCCTTGTAGATACCCGTCCAGGTGGTCTGCCGTCGTGGGTTGTTCCTGGGCTGGCTGAGGATGAAGTCCTCGAAGTCGGCGAGCGAGAAGTCCGACGCGAGTCCGAGGCTCCAGTTGGGAGTCCATGGACTGAAGCCCGCGATCACCCCTTCCGGGAAGGTGATGTAGGTCGTCTTGAAGCGGACATGGAAGGCGGGCCCGTACCTGGAGAGCACGTCGTACGCGGCCAGGAGCCGGGTGCGGAACCAGGTGTCGAGCGTCACGTCCCGGGGAATGAAGACATGCACCGTCCTCTGGGACTCCGGGAGCTCGGGCCGGTTGCGGACCGTGCCATCGGGCAGCCGCTTGAACAGGCTGTCGAAGCGGGCGCTCACCTCCTCGCGTTGCAGCTCCCGGATCCTCTCCTCCAGGGCTTTCTTGAGGAAGGCATGGTTGTCCTCGGCCAGGGCGAAGATGGCCTGCTCCCGCTGGCTGCGCTCGGCGACATGCCGCTGCAGATGCGCCAGGGCCTCGGTGCGCAGGGTGTGGCGCATGTGGAGGTAGCTGGAGAGCGTGGAGAGGGCGATGACGATGGCGATCCGCGCTCCCATCTTCAGGAGCGTCGAGCGGGCCAGGGGGGCTCGGGGACGGGATGAGGGATTCATGGTGACCTGCCGACCTGACTTGCTGCGCTTTCCAATCCGGCTTCACGCGCTACCGTTTCATTCGAGTCTTCATCCTTCCACGCACATTTCATCACGTCTGGAGGTAGGCAGAACAGAGGGGGTCCGTCCTGGTGGTGTTCGATTTACTCGAACCTACGTGTCGAGATTATTCGACTGTTCCGTCAAGCCTTCGAGTGCCAGATTTCATCCGTCCGCGGCGCTCCTGGGGGTTGTGCCGCAGCGGAAGGAATTCCGCGCTCGAAGGGGAGAACGAAAATGAAGACCATGAAAGCCTTGCGCTTCGACAAGTATGGACCGCCGTCGGTTCTTTCGCTTCGCGAGGTGGCTGTTCCGGACCTTGGTCCCGGTGAGGTCCTGGTCGAACTGCACGCCGCCGCCATCAACCCGAGCGATGTGAAGATCGTCAGTGGGGCGTTCAACTCGTCACTTCCACGGGTTCCGGGACGGGATTTCGCGGGGGTGGTCGTCGCCGGCGACGAACGGATGAAAGGCAAGGAGGTCTGGGGGAGCGGCGCCGGGTTCGGTGTGGTCCGCGACGGGGCGCAT contains:
- a CDS encoding sensor histidine kinase, whose protein sequence is MNPSSRPRAPLARSTLLKMGARIAIVIALSTLSSYLHMRHTLRTEALAHLQRHVAERSQREQAIFALAEDNHAFLKKALEERIRELQREEVSARFDSLFKRLPDGTVRNRPELPESQRTVHVFIPRDVTLDTWFRTRLLAAYDVLSRYGPAFHVRFKTTYITFPEGVIAGFSPWTPNWSLGLASDFSLADFEDFILSQPRNNPRRQTTWTGIYKDPVSNEWMASGATPLDLDGHHVATIGHDVLLDELMDRTRNDHLSGAYNVLFRDNGQLIAHPGLRMENASGAYNILSAAEQTDVAVNLLGSQENATHLRRIFERVEKRDPGQTLLELPEYDEYIAVTRLRGPGWNLATVLPESVVTQPAILSARYVLLLGILSLLVELVIMYRVLQQQITLPLMSLSLATDKVASGEFHVELDTSRGDELGQLARSFRLMADQVQRREEELRHANEGLEQRVEERTRELKDIHLQLVQTARRAGMAEIATNVLHNVGNVLNSVYTSAQLAKERMANMRLEHVGRVAGMLQENQSDIGSFLTQDARGRNVMPFMSKLGQNLLEEQQEIVSLLDDVGRYTEHIGDIVKLQQNYARTPRIHEPVDLAALMEDALRINSAGLSRHQVKVQRHLTPLPPVMTDKHKTLMILVNLVSNAKYALDPMPPSERLLQMRLEKAPADRVRIVIHDNGTGIGPEMLTRIFQYGFTTRDDGHGFGLHSSALAAQELGGTLTVHSDGPGRGATFTLELPYHPVQQTA